Proteins encoded in a region of the Vicia villosa cultivar HV-30 ecotype Madison, WI linkage group LG5, Vvil1.0, whole genome shotgun sequence genome:
- the LOC131607978 gene encoding uncharacterized protein LOC131607978 isoform X1: MNKSRKNGSSIFRGHPCRRSVENRPSSRSSSQSIFSGTSVSHAKSVDGDDYSDVFGGPPRSLLVHKFSNSDSFYEEIIRMPEFTPPAEKSDMTLPVFRIPARNDGFFSDIFGSDDDRKSRERSGSLSKANSSSALSSEELSPCRPAIGDDVPMSGLASKLRPMSVPWKWNSSSMVHEEHSSKQDVSFFPCNVQSFENNEYKTNFKSSPHEFSKRVSSPETISLRSSSYQGVKVFADDSELNSPSESKCSVRDQVLSEQITQQEEEDDDGESDDGYSDDDDDFMSSYVIEINSDLRKGECEASDIDEAIAWAKEKFQSGSSDEESKMKNDTNEQTVQRQGSPDTSEYHDNGIGKVQLPKKQPTETEKLDENIRMWSYGKETDIRLLLSTLHHILWPESGWYSISLVNLRENSEVKRAYQKARLCLHPDKLQQKGATFLHKYVAEQAFSILQDAWAGFISEDVSI; the protein is encoded by the exons ATGAACAAGTCACGAAAAAATGGTTCAAGCATATTCCGTGGCCACCCTTGCCGGCGATCAGTGGAGAACCGGCCATCATCCCGGAGTAGTAGCCAGTCCATTTTCTCCGGCACCAGCGTTTCCCATGCCAAATCTGTTGATGGAGATGATTACTCCGACGTCTTTGGAGGCCCGCCAAGATCACTCCTCGTCCACAAATTCTCTAACTCTGACTCGTTCTACGAAGAAATTATCCGCATGCCGGAATTCACACCTCCGGCGGAGAAGAGTGACATGACCTTGCCCGTGTTCAGGATCCCGGCGAGGAACGATGGATTTTTCAGCGATATCTTCGGGTCGGACGACGACCGGAAATCAAGAGAGCGGTCTGGGTCCCTGTCGAAGGCGAATTCGTCGTCAGCACTGAGTTCTGAAGAATTAAGCCCATGCCGGCCGGCAATCGGAGACGACGTGCCAATGTCTGGTCTTGCTTCAAAGCTGAG GCCAATGAGTGTCCCATGGAAATGGAACTCATCAAGTATGGTACATGAAGAACACTCAAGTAAACAAGATGTATCATTTTTTCCATGCAATGTTCAAtcatttgaaaataatgaatataaGACAAACTTCAAAAGCTCTCCTCATGAATTCTCAAAAAGAGTCTCATCCCCGGAAACAATTAGTCTCAGATCCAGTTCATATCAAGGTGTCAAAGTATTTGCCGATGATTCGGAGCTCAATTCTCCATCTGAGTCAAAATGTTCAGTTCGTGATCAAGTGCTTTCAGAACAAATTACACAacaggaggaggaggatgatgatGGTGAAAGTGATGATGGTTACAGCGATGATGATGACGATTTTATGAGCTCTTATGTCATAGAGATTAACTCCGACCTCAGAAAGGGAGAATGCGAGGCATCAGACATTGATGAAGCAATTGCTTGGGCCAAAGAGAAGTTTCAATCAGGTAGCTCTGATGAAGAGTCAAAaatgaaaaacgataccaatgaGCAGACTGTTCAAAGACAAG GAAGCCCTGATACAAGTGAATATCATGATAATGGAATTGGAAAAGTTCAACTTCCTAag AAGCAACCGACAGAAACAGAGAAGTTGGATGAAAATATAAGAATGTGGTCATATGGCAAAGAAACCGACATCAGGCTACTGCTCTCAACACTGCACCAT ATTCTATGGCCAGAGAGTGGCTGGTATTCTATTTCACTTGTGAATCTAAGAGAAAACTCAGAGGTGAAAAGGGCTTATCAGAAAGCAAGGTTATGCCTACATCCAGACAAACTACAACAAAAAGGCGCAACATTCCTGCATAAGTATGTAGCAGAGCAAGCTTTCTCCATTCTTCAG GATGCATGGGCTGGATTCATTTCTGAAGATGTTTCAATATGA
- the LOC131607978 gene encoding uncharacterized protein LOC131607978 isoform X2 — translation MNKSRKNGSSIFRGHPCRRSVENRPSSRSSSQSIFSGTSVSHAKSVDGDDYSDVFGGPPRSLLVHKFSNSDSFYEEIIRMPEFTPPAEKSDMTLPVFRIPARNDGFFSDIFGSDDDRKSRERSGSLSKANSSSALSSEELSPCRPAIGDDVPMSGLASKLRPMSVPWKWNSSSMVHEEHSSKQDVSFFPCNVQSFENNEYKTNFKSSPHEFSKRVSSPETISLRSSSYQGVKVFADDSELNSPSESKCSVRDQVLSEQITQQEEEDDDGESDDGYSDDDDDFMSSYVIEINSDLRKGECEASDIDEAIAWAKEKFQSGSSDEESKMKNDTNEQTVQRQGSPDTSEYHDNGIGKVQLPKKQPTETEKLDENIRMWSYGKETDIRLLLSTLHHILWPESGWYSISLVNLRENSEVKRAYQKARLCLHPDKLQQKGATFLHKYVAEQAFSILQIM, via the exons ATGAACAAGTCACGAAAAAATGGTTCAAGCATATTCCGTGGCCACCCTTGCCGGCGATCAGTGGAGAACCGGCCATCATCCCGGAGTAGTAGCCAGTCCATTTTCTCCGGCACCAGCGTTTCCCATGCCAAATCTGTTGATGGAGATGATTACTCCGACGTCTTTGGAGGCCCGCCAAGATCACTCCTCGTCCACAAATTCTCTAACTCTGACTCGTTCTACGAAGAAATTATCCGCATGCCGGAATTCACACCTCCGGCGGAGAAGAGTGACATGACCTTGCCCGTGTTCAGGATCCCGGCGAGGAACGATGGATTTTTCAGCGATATCTTCGGGTCGGACGACGACCGGAAATCAAGAGAGCGGTCTGGGTCCCTGTCGAAGGCGAATTCGTCGTCAGCACTGAGTTCTGAAGAATTAAGCCCATGCCGGCCGGCAATCGGAGACGACGTGCCAATGTCTGGTCTTGCTTCAAAGCTGAG GCCAATGAGTGTCCCATGGAAATGGAACTCATCAAGTATGGTACATGAAGAACACTCAAGTAAACAAGATGTATCATTTTTTCCATGCAATGTTCAAtcatttgaaaataatgaatataaGACAAACTTCAAAAGCTCTCCTCATGAATTCTCAAAAAGAGTCTCATCCCCGGAAACAATTAGTCTCAGATCCAGTTCATATCAAGGTGTCAAAGTATTTGCCGATGATTCGGAGCTCAATTCTCCATCTGAGTCAAAATGTTCAGTTCGTGATCAAGTGCTTTCAGAACAAATTACACAacaggaggaggaggatgatgatGGTGAAAGTGATGATGGTTACAGCGATGATGATGACGATTTTATGAGCTCTTATGTCATAGAGATTAACTCCGACCTCAGAAAGGGAGAATGCGAGGCATCAGACATTGATGAAGCAATTGCTTGGGCCAAAGAGAAGTTTCAATCAGGTAGCTCTGATGAAGAGTCAAAaatgaaaaacgataccaatgaGCAGACTGTTCAAAGACAAG GAAGCCCTGATACAAGTGAATATCATGATAATGGAATTGGAAAAGTTCAACTTCCTAag AAGCAACCGACAGAAACAGAGAAGTTGGATGAAAATATAAGAATGTGGTCATATGGCAAAGAAACCGACATCAGGCTACTGCTCTCAACACTGCACCAT ATTCTATGGCCAGAGAGTGGCTGGTATTCTATTTCACTTGTGAATCTAAGAGAAAACTCAGAGGTGAAAAGGGCTTATCAGAAAGCAAGGTTATGCCTACATCCAGACAAACTACAACAAAAAGGCGCAACATTCCTGCATAAGTATGTAGCAGAGCAAGCTTTCTCCATTCTTCAG ATTATGTGA
- the LOC131603525 gene encoding DEAD-box ATP-dependent RNA helicase 1: MGEVKQQSIPALPWMRAPVDVTLSQQLPLHSVPSLHPKLKSALEDMGISSLFPVQVAVWHETVGPGNFERDVCVNSPTGSGKTLSYALPLVQILSGRISKCLRALIVVPTRDLALQVKQVFDAVASPLGLRVGLAVGQSSLADEISELVDMPTRDIGMCYDSHCVSPPRFQSKVDILVATPGRLMDHINTTIGFTLEHLHYLVVDETDRLLREAYQSWLPTVLELTQSNDDGFSQLTDSFFPCSVGALRTRRRCGVERGFKDKPYPRLAKMVLSATLTQDPGRLIQLNLHHPLLLKAGEMRYRLPENLESYKLVCETKVKPLYLIALLKSLGEEKCLVFTKSVDSTYRLCKLLNCFEDLQIDIKEYSSLQHQRVRSKTLNEFRKGMFQVLVSSDALTRGMDVEGVRNVINYDVPKFIKTYVHRAGRTARAGQAGRCFTLMSEDEVRRFKKLMRKAEGGSCLEHIVPSSQIEALSTTYQSALTKYKEIISKTRKKPKA, translated from the exons ATGGGTGAAGTAAAACAACAAAGTATTCCCGCTTTGCCATGGATGCGAGCCCCCGTCGACGTCACGCTCTCTCAACAACTACCCCTTCATTCCGTCCCTTCTCTCCATCCTAA GTTGAAGTCAGCGTTGGAAGACATGGGGATCTCAAGTCTATTCCCAGTGCAAGTCGCAGTTTGGCATGAAACAGTTGGTCCTGGCAATTTTGAGCGAGACGTTTGTGTTAACTCACCCACCGGAAGTGGAAAAACCCTCTCCTACGCTCTCCCCTTAGTGCAGATACTCTCAGGCCGCATCTCCAAATGCCTTCGTGCCTTAATTGTGGTCCCCACTCGTGACCTTGCTTTGCAGGTTAAGCAAGTCTTCGACGCCGTTGCTTCTCCATTAGGCCTGCGTGTTGGTTTGGCGGTTGGTCAATCGTCATTAGCAGACGAGATTTCGGAGCTCGTTGACATGCCGACACGTGATATTGGCATGTGCTATGATTCGCATTGCGTTTCGCCTCCTCGCTTTCAGAGTAAGGTTGATATATTAGTAGCAACCCCTGGTAGGCTTATGGATCACATTAATACAACCATAGGCTTCACGCTTGAGCATCTTCATTATCTT GTGGTTGATGAAACAGATCGATTGCTTCGTGAGGCATACCAGTCATGGTTGCCTACTGTGCTTGAACTTACCCAATCTAATGATGATGGTTTTTCCCAACTGACTGATTCTTTTTTCCCCTGCTCTGTTGGTGCATTAAGAACCAGAAGAAGATG TGGAGTTGAGAGGGGATTCAAGGACAAGCCTTATCCCAGGCTGGCAAAGATGGTTCTATCCGCGACATTAACTCAGGATCCAGGCAGGCTTATTCAGCTTAATTTGCATCACCCTTTGTTATTGAAAGCTGGAGAAATGCGTTATCGGCTCCCAGAAAATTTGGAATCTTATAAACTG gtTTGTGAAACAAAGGTCAAACCCTTGTATTTAATTGCCCTTTTGAAATCCCTGGGAGAAGAAAAATGCCTAGTTTTTACAAAATCTGTGGATTCAACATATCGTCTTTGCAAATTGCTGAATTGTTTTGAAGATCTGCAAATTGATATCAAAGAGTATTCTAGTCTTCAACATCAACGTGTAAGAAG TAAGACATTGAACGAATTTCGGAAAGGGATGTTTCAAGTGCTTGTATCTTCTGATGCGTTGACTCGTGGAATGGATGTTGAAGGGGTAAGAAATGTCATTAATTATGACGTACCCAAATTCATAAAAACTTATGTTCATCGGGCTGGTAGGACTGCGAGAGCAGGCCAGGCTGGACGTTGCTTCACATTGATGTCAGAAGATGAG GTTCGACGATTTAAGAAGTTAATGCGAAAGGCTGAGGGTGGTTCTTGTCTTGAGCATATTGTTCCGTCCAGTCAAATTGAAGCACTCAGTACTACCTACCAATCAG CACTTACAAAATATAAGGAGATAATTTCAAAGACGCGAAAGAAACCCAAGGCTTAG